A genomic segment from Flavobacterium litorale encodes:
- a CDS encoding cation:proton antiporter, with product MDSYFIITALTFLAAIFGYINARFLKLPTTIGLMLITILYTLGVFVLSYFDDTLLRAETDLIREIDFEMVLMDYMLSFLLFAGALHTNFQQLKVQRWPIMAFATLGVLTSTFLVGTAVFYLLSFMGTPVNYIYCLLFGAIISPTDPIAVLGILKKANVPKKLETKIVGESLFNDGVGVVVFLTIFSIASSKNATVTPMDIVTLFGKEVFGGILLGLLIGWVAYKLMKSIDDFSTEVIITLAAVMVGTVTAQKFHLSAPLAMVAAGLVIGNDTIRDSAMSEITERYVDKFWELIDILLNAILFVLIGMEMLILTYEVHYIVAGLIAIPIVLACRYASLFLPIKLFEKKLDFVPKTNLIMTWGGLRGGISIALALTLTNEMERDMFLVLTYIVVVFSILAQGLTIEKLVRRFIPKKE from the coding sequence ATGGATTCGTATTTTATTATTACCGCATTAACCTTTTTAGCAGCAATATTTGGCTACATTAACGCCCGTTTTTTAAAGCTACCCACCACCATAGGCTTAATGCTTATAACCATTTTGTACACACTAGGCGTTTTTGTACTCAGCTATTTTGACGATACTTTATTAAGGGCTGAAACCGACTTAATTCGGGAAATTGATTTCGAAATGGTGCTAATGGATTATATGCTAAGCTTTTTGCTGTTTGCAGGAGCGTTGCATACCAATTTCCAACAACTCAAGGTACAACGGTGGCCTATTATGGCATTTGCAACATTGGGCGTATTAACATCTACATTTTTAGTAGGTACAGCCGTATTTTACCTGCTATCGTTTATGGGAACACCCGTAAATTACATTTACTGCTTACTGTTTGGAGCAATTATTTCGCCAACAGACCCTATTGCAGTACTCGGAATACTAAAAAAGGCTAACGTACCTAAAAAACTCGAAACTAAAATTGTAGGCGAATCGTTGTTTAACGATGGCGTAGGTGTGGTTGTTTTTTTAACCATATTTAGTATAGCCAGCTCTAAAAATGCAACCGTAACCCCTATGGATATTGTAACCCTGTTTGGTAAAGAGGTTTTTGGGGGCATACTGTTAGGCTTACTAATAGGTTGGGTGGCGTATAAACTCATGAAATCTATAGACGATTTTAGTACCGAGGTAATTATTACACTAGCAGCCGTTATGGTAGGTACCGTTACGGCGCAAAAATTCCACCTGTCCGCCCCCTTAGCTATGGTAGCCGCTGGGTTGGTAATAGGGAACGATACCATACGCGATAGCGCAATGTCGGAAATTACCGAGCGTTACGTAGATAAGTTTTGGGAACTCATCGATATCTTGCTCAACGCCATTTTGTTTGTACTAATTGGTATGGAAATGCTCATATTAACCTACGAGGTACATTATATTGTAGCAGGACTAATAGCCATACCCATTGTGCTGGCTTGCCGATATGCATCGTTATTTTTACCTATAAAACTATTTGAAAAAAAACTGGATTTTGTACCCAAAACCAATTTGATAATGACGTGGGGGGGCTTGCGTGGCGGAATATCCATTGCTTTAGCATTAACCCTAACCAACGAGATGGAAAGAGATATGTTTTTGGTATTAACTTATATTGTAGTGGTATTTTCAATACTAGCACAAGGCTTAACCATCGAGAAATTGGTGCGCAGGTTTATTCCCAAAAAAGAGTAA
- a CDS encoding DUF1572 family protein, with protein sequence MEDKYALAKRFREVILNGTWIANTNYNDQLTNLDWKIATTQHQSLNTIAALAQHIHYYINGITNVFKGGNLDIRDKYSFDFPPITSATQWQAFLTKFWNDAEAFAQHIEQMPEAQLHGKFVAEKYGTYYRNIDAMIEHSYYHLGQIVLIKKLLLTTNN encoded by the coding sequence ATGGAAGATAAATACGCACTAGCAAAACGTTTTAGGGAAGTAATCTTGAACGGAACATGGATTGCTAATACCAACTATAACGACCAGTTAACAAATTTGGATTGGAAAATTGCCACAACCCAACACCAGTCGTTAAATACAATAGCCGCACTGGCACAACACATACACTATTATATAAATGGTATTACAAATGTGTTTAAAGGAGGTAATTTGGATATAAGAGATAAATATAGCTTCGATTTTCCGCCCATTACATCGGCAACACAATGGCAAGCCTTCTTAACAAAATTTTGGAACGATGCCGAAGCTTTTGCCCAACATATTGAACAAATGCCCGAGGCACAACTGCACGGAAAATTTGTAGCCGAAAAGTACGGCACCTATTACCGAAATATTGATGCCATGATTGAGCACAGCTACTACCACTTAGGGCAAATTGTACTGATTAAAAAACTACTGCTAACAACCAACAACTAA
- the mce gene encoding methylmalonyl-CoA epimerase — translation MRKIEHIGIAVNDLEASNQLFEKLFGAPAYKTEEVASEGVKTSFFMNGPNKIELLEATNPDSPIAKFLAKKGEGIHHIAFDVADITAEIARLKAEGFTVLNETPKKGADNKLVAFLHPKGTNGVLVELCQEIA, via the coding sequence ATGAGAAAAATAGAACATATAGGTATTGCCGTAAACGATTTAGAAGCATCCAACCAACTATTCGAGAAACTATTTGGCGCACCCGCCTATAAAACGGAGGAAGTAGCTAGCGAAGGCGTTAAAACTTCTTTTTTTATGAATGGTCCGAATAAAATAGAGTTGTTAGAAGCCACTAACCCCGATAGCCCCATTGCCAAGTTTTTAGCCAAAAAAGGCGAAGGCATCCACCACATTGCTTTTGATGTAGCAGATATTACTGCCGAAATTGCCCGCCTTAAAGCAGAAGGCTTTACTGTACTAAACGAAACACCAAAAAAAGGCGCCGATAACAAATTGGTAGCATTTTTGCACCCTAAAGGTACCAACGGCGTATTGGTAGAGCTGTGCCAAGAAATAGCATAA
- the rbfA gene encoding 30S ribosome-binding factor RbfA, whose protein sequence is MEETNRQKKIGTLLQKDLVDILQGEVRKNGISNLIISISKVNVTSDLSIAKVYLSIFPTEKGEELLAAIRSNTPLIKHDLSQRVKMQLRKVPNLIFYIDDTLDQMEKIDEELKGENNPITNPDLLDRRKKS, encoded by the coding sequence ATGGAAGAAACAAACAGGCAAAAAAAAATAGGCACACTATTGCAAAAGGATTTAGTAGATATCCTACAGGGCGAAGTGCGCAAAAACGGGATTAGCAACCTCATCATATCAATATCAAAAGTAAACGTTACCTCCGATTTATCTATAGCAAAAGTATACCTTAGTATTTTTCCTACCGAAAAAGGCGAAGAGCTTTTAGCAGCCATACGATCGAACACCCCCCTTATAAAACACGACCTTTCGCAACGCGTAAAAATGCAATTGCGTAAAGTACCCAATCTTATTTTTTATATCGATGATACGCTGGACCAAATGGAAAAAATTGACGAGGAACTAAAAGGCGAAAACAACCCCATTACCAACCCCGACCTTTTGGACCGACGTAAGAAATCGTAA